A segment of the Candidatus Polarisedimenticolia bacterium genome:
TGCACGGCGTGACGCACGAAGTCTCTTTTCCGGCGAAGGTCAGCCTGCAGGGAAAAAGCCTGCGCGCGGAAGGGAGCTTCACGATCCTCCACAGCACCTACGGCATCAAGCGTCTGTCGGCGGCCGGAGGCACGATCAAGGCGAAGGACGAGATCGTTCTTTCCTTCGACATCCAGGCGGATCCCGATTGAGGCACTCGTGCGGCCCGCATGCTATGGTGATCTCGAGGCCCGAAGACGGCGAAATCGGCCGCAGGAGGGCCTGCAAGGAGGTCCCCATGACCCGAGACGTGGTTTGCGGTATGCAAGTCGACGAAGCATCGTCGCCCCATAAGTCGGATTTCGGAGGCAAGACGTACGCCTTCTGCTCTCCCGGCTGCAAGAAGCAGTTCGACCAACAGCCCGAAGCTTACGCCGGGAAGTCGGTTCCCGATCGGGCGGTGCGATAGCGCTTCCGCGGGGCGGGCCGGCGTTGCGGCCCGTCCC
Coding sequences within it:
- a CDS encoding YHS domain-containing protein; amino-acid sequence: MTRDVVCGMQVDEASSPHKSDFGGKTYAFCSPGCKKQFDQQPEAYAGKSVPDRAVR